From the Bacteroidales bacterium genome, one window contains:
- the ruvC gene encoding crossover junction endodeoxyribonuclease RuvC, producing the protein MQQTPSRIILGIDPGTTIMGYGLLDASCSDLKVISLGIIDLRKIKDHYLKLSYIYDRTKMLVEQYSPDELAIESPFFGKNVQSMLKLGRAQGVAMAAALSYKIPIYEYAPLKVKLAITGNGNASKEQVSGMLMKMFNIENEPSFYDATDGLAVAVCHYYQSKSVHGGKSKGKANSWSNFVKNNQDRIC; encoded by the coding sequence ATGCAACAAACACCGTCTCGCATAATATTGGGTATCGATCCTGGAACCACAATAATGGGATACGGTTTGCTTGATGCATCGTGTAGCGATTTAAAGGTTATAAGTTTAGGAATCATTGATTTACGTAAAATTAAAGACCATTATTTAAAACTCTCCTATATTTACGACCGAACAAAGATGTTGGTTGAGCAATACTCGCCAGATGAGTTGGCTATAGAATCACCTTTTTTTGGTAAAAATGTTCAGTCGATGTTAAAGTTAGGTCGCGCACAAGGTGTTGCAATGGCAGCTGCTCTTAGTTATAAGATTCCAATATACGAATATGCTCCTCTCAAAGTAAAGCTTGCAATCACTGGAAACGGAAATGCTTCAAAAGAACAAGTGTCAGGCATGTTAATGAAAATGTTCAATATCGAAAATGAGCCATCATTTTATGATGCTACTGACGGTTTAGCTGTGGCAGTTTGCCACTATTATCAAAGCAAGAGCGTTCATGGAGGCAAAAGCAAGGGCAAAGCAAATTCATGGAGTAATTTTGTAAAAAACAATCAAGATAGAATTTGTTGA